The Canis aureus isolate CA01 chromosome 22, VMU_Caureus_v.1.0, whole genome shotgun sequence genome has a window encoding:
- the ASTE1 gene encoding single-strand DNA endonuclease ASTE1 isoform X2, with protein MEGPAPGRTVQAILQTVIMGIRGLMSFVEDHSNEFFTDLKLRDTKIVIDGYALFHRLCFNSNLELRYGGDYDSFADVAQKFFESLLACNICPYVVLDGGCDISDKKLKTLKDRAREKIQMAHSLSVGGGGYVCPLLIREAFIQVLIKLQVSFVQCFSEADRDIMTLANHWNCPVLSSDSDFCIFDLKSGFCPLNSFQWRNVNTIKGTQDCYIPAKCFSLDALCHHFSNMNKSLLPLFAVLCGNDHINLPIIETFLSKVRLPLGATSSKGRRHHRVLGLLNWLSHFADPTEALDNVLKYLPKKDRENVKEILCCSMEEYQQSQVELQDFFQYGTYACPAALNLDLPEWVLVALAKGQLSPFISDALVLRRTILHTQVENMQQPNAHRISLPIRQIIYGLLLNASPHLENTSWNVLPSQPLAFSEVERINRNIKTSTVNAVELPKDHSDLSKLTEVNRSIPSCQHNTMIDHKLGFR; from the exons ATGGAAGGGCCGGCCCCGGGGAGGACGGTGCAG GCAATTCTTCAGACAGTCATCATGGGTATTCGAGGACTAATGAGCTTTGTGGAAGATCATAGTAATGAGTTCTTCACTGATTTGAAGTTAAGAGACACAAAAATTGTCATTGATGGCTACGCTCTCTTCCACCGGCTTTGCTTCAACTCAAACTTGGAACTTCGGTATGGAGGAGACTATGATTCTTTTGCAGATGTTGCACAAAAATTCTTTGAATCACTGTTGGCTTGTAATATCTGTCCATATGTTGTATTAGATGGAGGATGTGATATTTCCgataaaaaacttaaaactttaaagGATCGAGCTAGGGAGAAGATCCAGATGGCTCATTCCCTTTCTGTTGGTGGGGGTGGGTATGTGTGTCCTTTACTCATCCGGGAAGCATTCATACAGGTTTTGATCAAGCTACAAGTGTCTTTTGTCCAGTGCTTCTCAGAGGCAGATCGGGACATTATGACACTGGCTAATCATTGGAATTGTCCTGTGTTATCATCAGATAGTGACTTTTGCATCTTTGACCTAAAATCGGGGTTTTGCCCCTTAAATAGCTTTCAGTGGAGAAATGTGAACACTATCAAAGGCACACAAGACTGCTATATCCCTGCCAAATGCTTTTCCCTTGATGCATTGTGCCATCACTTCAGCAACATGAATAAATCTCTACTACCTCTTTTTGCGGTGCTATGTGGAAACGATCATATTAATCTACCCATCATAGAGACATTCTTAAGTAAAGTGCGTCTTCCTCTTGGAGCTACCAGTTCTAAGGGGAGGAGACACCACCGAGTTCTGGGACTTCTGAATTGGTTATCTCATTTTGCTGATCCTACTGAAGCACTCGATAATGTTCTGAAATATCTCCCAAAAAAGGATCGTGAAAATGTTAAGGAAATTCTCTGCTGTTCCATGGAAGAATACCAGCAATCTCAGGTGGAGCTGCAAGACTTTTTCCAGTATGGTACTTATGCTTGTCCAGCAGCCTTGAATCTGGATTTACCCGAATGGGTATTAGTGGCTTTGGCCAAAGGCCAGCTCTCTCCTTTCATCAGTGATGCTTTGGTGCTAAGACGGACCATTCTGCACACACAGGTAGAAAATATGCAGCAGCCAAATGCCCACAGAATATCTCTGCCCATCCGGCAAATCATTTATGGGCTTCTTCTGAATGCTTCTCCACATCTGGAAAATACATCCTGGAATGTATTGCCTTCTCAGCCTCTAGCTTTCAGTGAAGTGGAAAGGATTAATAGAAATATCAAAACATCAACTGTTAATGCAGTAGAACTGCCCAAGGATCATTCTGACTTAAGCAAATTGACTGAG